The following nucleotide sequence is from Roseivirga sp. BDSF3-8.
GCCTGGATGAGGAACGTTTGCGGTGTATGAATGCCGACGACTTTAGTTCGGAAGATCAATTCGACGTCATTGTCATGTGGGATATTATAGAGCACGTAGGGAGTCCCGCTTCTATCCTACAGAGCATTAAAAAAATATGTCACCCACGTACCCTTGTCTTCATCCTCACCATGTCCGTAGATTCTATTACCTATAAGCTATTTGGTAAAAACTGGAACTATGTAAACCCTACCCAGCATTTAACCTATTTCTCCCATCGCACCATGCGGGAAATGCTTCAAAAAAGCGGGTTTCAGCTTATGGGTGTGGAGATGGATGACTCACGGCGAAAAAATGTCATTCACCTAGTGGCAAGAATTCTGCTGGGGCAGGCAAATCGCTTCTTCTTCTACGTGTATACCCGCAAAAACTTCCTCAGAAAGCTTTTCAGGCCCTTTCAGGGAGAGATAACCGACGAGCGTATGCATATCCGGCTGGAAAATCTGTATCCAGGCAGCTATATAGGCCGTTATCATGACAATTTTGTGTTCGTGAGTAAGCCGGAAAAATAAGCGGTCATTCAGGGGAGCTTCCAATACAGCCAGGGATAGTCTTTGAATATCGGAGCCATCACCTGGTAAGAGGTAAGTGAGCAGAGGGCTTTGTGATGTCTCCGCCCCCTACCACTAATCCATATACATCCTGATGGCAATAAAATATCCAAAAACACCCCTCGGTATGCATGGCCCTCGAGTAAAGCATTAAATTCCTCTCCTGTGGTAATAGGAGAGGTCCGACTTTCGATGGTCCGACTTTCGGTGGCCCGACTTTCGATGGTCCGACTGGCGGAGAGCATTGCAGCATGTTCAAAGCAGGCAGTTATGGCAAATTCTACTACCAGTCCCCTCGGGACGTCGCCTTTCTAGCCTAAAAGGCAAAGCAACCCAGAGTGCCATAGGCACCCCGCCTAAGCTCCCACGAATTTAATTAGCAACAGAGCAATGCCTATCTTGACGGCTATGCACCTTTGGGAAGGGTAGGTTATGGGATAGTCAATTGAGTGAGCGATTACGAGAAATTTATAATTGAAACCCCCTTTACCCCCTAACCTATTTTTCACCTGATGGAGAATAATATCATCTGCAGCCGTCAAGCCCATAGACCTAACCCTTACAACAACCACCCATGGTTCAGGTTAAATAACTAATGCCTATAGATCAAAAACACATAGCTTCTTTAAAACAACAAGCCCGTCCACTCAATCAGGCAAAGGACCTGTCACCCCTCTTCCATGCCATAGGCGACGCCCGCATAGTCCTGCTCGGTGAGGCCTCCCACGGCACGCATGAATATTACCACTGGCGTTCGCTTATCACCCGGCATCTTATCACAGAAAAAGACTTTAGCTTTATAGGCGTGGAAGGAGACTGGCCCGACTGCTACAACGTAAACCGGTATGTAAAAGGCTATACCTCAGAACCCCCACCCCCCCAGGATATCCTCAGGCAGTTTGACCGCTGGCCCGCCTGGATGTGGGCCAACTGGGAGATCGTAGCCTTGGTAAATTGGCTCGCCCGCTTTAATCACGGCAGACCAGCCAACCAGCGGGCCGGATTTTACGGCCTC
It contains:
- a CDS encoding class I SAM-dependent methyltransferase; this encodes MEEVPCDLCDSDQSTITYRINVVESNMRYYRYARNVPDREQMTGEQRIVTCSNCGLIYTNPRFSPGELQKVYSSDRIIGGNWKNFPYLFDSSQPDVFQSGQKSTSYNPGLYQWKFDIIQHYTGKKTKGIRLLDLGCGDGKFVHDALQRGYDARGIDLSPDRIRKGREVFGLDEERLRCMNADDFSSEDQFDVIVMWDIIEHVGSPASILQSIKKICHPRTLVFILTMSVDSITYKLFGKNWNYVNPTQHLTYFSHRTMREMLQKSGFQLMGVEMDDSRRKNVIHLVARILLGQANRFFFYVYTRKNFLRKLFRPFQGEITDERMHIRLENLYPGSYIGRYHDNFVFVSKPEK